Proteins found in one Numida meleagris isolate 19003 breed g44 Domestic line chromosome 25, NumMel1.0, whole genome shotgun sequence genomic segment:
- the PLEKHA6 gene encoding pleckstrin homology domain-containing family A member 6 isoform X2 translates to MSSKAGSKRLANSSSSSEPSNHTMVTEVASERPGGRVRAQVQVPQRVTTEQPGSRAPTRALSASSPPLQASRSSRKGIAFGKRSNSMKRNPNAAVTKSGWLYKQASSGVKQWNKRWFVLVDRCLFYYKDEKEESILGSIPLLSFRVAAVQPSDNISRKHTFKVTVCWVEEVPASNEQSLSPQAEHAGIRTYFFSAENTEEQESWIQAMGEAARVQIPPTQRHEKTDSENIPPSKHHHHHHRNAAHREHPKADPDAKTRGEGDGRGSEKLERKPERMESKKEPLAKANGVAGQDVPSEPGSPYPEAPRVPASTERPPQPNGWPYASPSRPGSTAYPPPDGESAAHRRSFAPRTNPEKIAQRKSSMTQLQQWVNLRRGNVPPEELRSPTRFYPVSRRVPDYYPPYSPQYPEDHQYYPPGVRPDSICSMPAYERVSPPWALDDKRHSFRNGGPYQLREWKEHPGFARQDVPVWLPGRQSTYFDEVDAASGSLRRMSLQPRSRSVPRSPSQGSYGHTRVYSPVRSPSARFERLPPRGEEIYADPSTFMMRRSISSPKYDFLGDRRPIPAGMYPYHYPASPTVHDKMMSESETLISMVNRMVESSSPRAQLYMQVTTPFPEAYRETLHAYKISEQDTDKLLGKLCEQNKVLREQERLVQQLRAEKESLESALMGTHQELEMFGSQPAYPEKLLHKKESLQNQLINIRVELSQASTALANSTAEYETLESEVSALHDDLWEQLNLDLQNEMLNRQIQKEIWRIQDVMEGLRKNNPSRGTDTAKHRVAIGPSGTYSSNSPASPLSSASLTSPLSPFSLISGSQGSPTKPGPSEPKPSLEQSKKETQRAAAPCPTAEGLQSRQEQEAEKQAALNKVGIVPPRTKSPTEEEVVPTTGMLRRNGNGMANGLGSRERPKSAVFANDTKVKMSVEEQIDRMKRHQSGSMKEKRRSLQLPGSQQPDTPGTKAPASYKVVRRHRSIHEVDISDLEAALRSDDPSKVHETPREEIARLRKMELEPQHYDVDINKELSTPDKVLIPERYIELEPDTPLSPEEMKEKQKKVERIKTLIAKSSLQNVIPLGEGEVDAPQDPETQLQEQEKRIEISCALAAEASRRGRMLSAQCATPSPPTSPASPTPPTNPLSSEPSRVADCSHFMRV, encoded by the exons ATGTCAagcaaagcaggcagcaagcGCCTGGcgaacagcagcagcagcagcgagccCTCCAACCACACCATGGTGACGGAGGTGGCCTCGGAGCGGCCCGGAGGCCGGGTGCGTGCGCAGGTCCAGGTGCCACAGCGGGTGACAACGGAGCAGCCGGGGAGCAGGGCCCCCACCCGGGCACTGAGCGCATCCTCTCCCCCTCTGCAGGCGTCGCGCTCCTCCCGCAAGGGCATCGCCTTCGGGAAGCGCTCCAACTCCATGAAGAGAAACCCCAACGCCGCCGTCACCAAAAGCGGCTGGCTCTACAAGCAG GCCAGCTCGGGGGTGAAGCAGTGGAACAAGCGCTGGTTTGTGCTGGTGGACCGCTGCCTCTTCTACTACAAAG ATGAGAAGGAGGAGAGCATCCTGGGCAGCATCCCCCTGCTCAGCTTCCGCGTGGCGGCCGTGCAGCCCTCTGACAACATCAGCAGGAAGCACACCTTTAAG GTGACGGTGTGCTGGGTGGAGGAGGTGCCGGCGAGTAACGAGCAGTCCCTGTCTCCCCAGGCCGAGCACGCCGGCATCCGGACGTACTTCTTCAGCGCTGAGAACACAGAGGAGCAGGAGTCCTGGATCCAAGCCATGGGCGAAGCTGCCCGGGTGCAGATCCCCCCGACCCAGAG ACACGAGAAGACGGACTCTGAGAACATCCCCCCCAgcaaacaccaccaccaccaccaccgtAACGCCGCACACCGCGAGCACCCCAAAGCCGACCCCGACGCCAAGACCCGGGGCGAAGGCGACGGCCGTGGCTCAGAGAAACTCGAGAGGAAACCAGAGAGGATGGAGAGCAAGAAGGAACCCTTGGCCAAAGCCAACGGCGTCGCCGGGCAGGATGTACCCTCCGAACCCGGCAGCCCTTACCCCGAAGCACCGCGGGTGCCGGCGAGCACAGAGCGGCCGCCCCAACCCAATGGTTGGCCCTACGCGTCCCCCAGCCGCCCCGGCAGCACCGCGTACCCCCCACCCGATGGGGAGAGCGCTGCCCACCGCCGCAGCTTCGCCCCCCGCACCAACCCCGAGAAGATCGCGCAGCGCAAGAGCTCCATGAcgcagctgcagcagtgggtgAACCTGCGCCGGGGCAACGTGCCCCCCGAGGAGCTGCGCAG ccccaccAGGTTTTACCCCGTGTCTCGCCGCGTGCCCGACTACTACCCCCCCTACTCACCCCAGTACCCCGAGGACCACCAGTACTACCCACCCGGCGTGCGCCCCGACAGCATCTGCTCCATGCCCGCCTACGAGCGGGTCAGCCCTCCGTGGGCGCTGGACGACAAGCGGCATTCCTTCCGCAACGGGGGTCCCTACCAGCTCCGGGAATGGAAGGAACACCCCGGATTCGCCCGGCAGGATGTCCCGGTCTGGCTCCCTGGTAGGCAATCGACTTATTTCGACGAGGTGGATGCTGCCTCGGGATCGTTGCGGAGGATGTCGCTGCAGCCCCGCTCCCGCTCCGTGCCCCGCTCGCCCAGCCAAGGATCCTACGGCCACACGCGGGTGTACTCCCCGGTGCGCTCGCCCAGCGCCCGCTTCGAGCGGCTGCCGCCCCGCGGAGAGGAGATTTATGCCGACCCCAGCACCTTCATGATGAGGAGATCCATCAGTTCTCCCAAG TATGACTTCCTGGGCGACAGGAGGCCCATCCCTGCAGGAATGTACCCCTACCACTACCCGGCATCCCCCACGGTCCACGACAAGATG ATGAGCGAGAGCGAAACCCTGATCAGTATGGTGAACAGGATGGTGGAGAGCTCCTCCCCTAGGGCTCAGCTCTACATGCAA GTGACGACGCCCTTCCCAGAAGCCTACAGGGAGACCCTGCACGCCTACAAGATAAGCGAGCAAGACACTGAT AAGCTGCTGGGGAAGCTCTGCGAGCAGAACAAAGTGCTGCGGGAGCAGGAGAGGCTGGTGCAGCAGCTCCGAGCAGAGAAG GAGAGTCTGGAGAGCGCCCTGATGGGGACGCACCAGGAACTGGAGATGTTCGGGAGCCAACCCGCCTACCCCGAGAAGCTGCTGCACAAGAAGGAGTCGCTGCAGAACCAGCTCATCAACATCCGCGTGGAGCTGTCGCAGGCCAGCACG GCCTTGGCCAACAGCACAGCTGAGTACGAGACCCTGGAGAGCGAGGTGTCCGCCCTGCACGACGACCTCTGGGAGCAGCTGAACCTGGACCTCCAG AATGAAATGCTCAACCGGCAGATCCAGAAGGAGATCTGGCGGATCCAGGACGTGATGGAGGGGCTGAGGAAGAACAACCCGTCCCGTGGCACCGACACCGCCAAGCATAGAG tgGCCATCGGCCCCTCGGGCACGTACAGCTCCAACAGCCCCGCCAGCCcgctgagctctgccagcctcACCAGCCCCCTGAGCCCCTTCTCCCTCATCTCTGGCTCCCAGGGCTCACCCACCAAGCCGGGTCCCAGCGAG CCCAAACCAAGCTTGGAGCAAAGCAAGAAGGAGACGCAGCGAGCGGctgccccctgccccactgctgaggggctgcagagccggcaggagcaggaggcagagaagcaaGCTGCCCTCAACAAAG tgGGCATTGTGCCGCCCCGAACCAAGTCCCCAacagaggaggaggtggtgcCCACGACGGGGATGCTGAGGAGGAATGGCAACGGCATGGCCAACGGGCTGGGCTCCCGG GAGAGGCCGAAGAGCGCCGTGTTTGCCAATGACACGAAGGTGAAGATGAGCGTGGAGGAGCAGATTGACCGCATGAAACGCCACCAGAGCGGCTCCATGAAGGAGAAGCGGcgcagcctgcagctgcccgGCAGCCAGCAGCCCGACACCCCCGGCACGAAGGCACCCGCATCCTACAAAGTG GTGCGCCGGCACCGCAGCATCCATGAGGTGGACATCTCCGACCTGGAGGCAGCGCTGCGCTCCGATGACCCCAGCAAGGTGCACGAGACGCCCCGGGAGGAGATCGCCCGGCTGCGCAAAATGGAGCTGGAGCCACAGCACTACGACGTGGACATCAACAAGGAG CTGTCCACGCCGGACAAAGTCCTCATCCCCGAGCGGTACATCGAGCTGGAGCCCGACACGCCACTCAGCCCCGAAGAGATGAAGGAGAAGCAAAAGAAGGTGGAAAGGATAAAGACCCTCATTGCCAAGTCCAG CCTGCAGAACGTCATCCCCCTGGGTGAGGGGGAGGTGGATGCCCCCCAGGACCCTGAAAcgcagctgcaggagcaggagaagaGGATAGAGATCTCATGTGCACTGGCTGCCGAGGCATCCCGCCGGGGCCGCATGCTCTCGG CTCAATGCGCTACCCCAAgccctcccacctccccagcCTCCCCGACTCCACCGACCAACCCCCTCTCGTCTGAACCATCCCGGGTCGCCGACTGCAGCCATTTTATGCGTGTCTGA
- the PLEKHA6 gene encoding pleckstrin homology domain-containing family A member 6 isoform X8 — MSSKAGSKRLANSSSSSEPSNHTMVTEVASERPGGRASRSSRKGIAFGKRSNSMKRNPNAAVTKSGWLYKQASSGVKQWNKRWFVLVDRCLFYYKDEKEESILGSIPLLSFRVAAVQPSDNISRKHTFKAEHAGIRTYFFSAENTEEQESWIQAMGEAARVQIPPTQRHEKTDSENIPPSKHHHHHHRNAAHREHPKADPDAKTRGEGDGRGSEKLERKPERMESKKEPLAKANGVAGQDVPSEPGSPYPEAPRVPASTERPPQPNGWPYASPSRPGSTAYPPPDGESAAHRRSFAPRTNPEKIAQRKSSMTQLQQWVNLRRGNVPPEELRSPTRFYPVSRRVPDYYPPYSPQYPEDHQYYPPGVRPDSICSMPAYERVSPPWALDDKRHSFRNGGPYQLREWKEHPGFARQDVPVWLPGRQSTYFDEVDAASGSLRRMSLQPRSRSVPRSPSQGSYGHTRVYSPVRSPSARFERLPPRGEEIYADPSTFMMRRSISSPKYDFLGDRRPIPAGMYPYHYPASPTVHDKMDELLDLQLQRNLEYLDQQMSESETLISMVNRMVESSSPRAQLYMQVTTPFPEAYRETLHAYKISEQDTDKLLGKLCEQNKVLREQERLVQQLRAEKESLESALMGTHQELEMFGSQPAYPEKLLHKKESLQNQLINIRVELSQASTALANSTAEYETLESEVSALHDDLWEQLNLDLQNEMLNRQIQKEIWRIQDVMEGLRKNNPSRGTDTAKHRVAIGPSGTYSSNSPASPLSSASLTSPLSPFSLISGSQGSPTKPGPSEPKPSLEQSKKETQRAAAPCPTAEGLQSRQEQEAEKQAALNKVGIVPPRTKSPTEEEVVPTTGMLRRNGNGMANGLGSRERPKSAVFANDTKVKMSVEEQIDRMKRHQSGSMKEKRRSLQLPGSQQPDTPGTKAPASYKVVRRHRSIHEVDISDLEAALRSDDPSKVHETPREEIARLRKMELEPQHYDVDINKELSTPDKVLIPERYIELEPDTPLSPEEMKEKQKKVERIKTLIAKSSLQNVIPLGEGEVDAPQDPETQLQEQEKRIEISCALAAEASRRGRMLSAQCATPSPPTSPASPTPPTNPLSSEPSRVADCSHFMRV, encoded by the exons ATGTCAagcaaagcaggcagcaagcGCCTGGcgaacagcagcagcagcagcgagccCTCCAACCACACCATGGTGACGGAGGTGGCCTCGGAGCGGCCCGGAGGCCGG GCGTCGCGCTCCTCCCGCAAGGGCATCGCCTTCGGGAAGCGCTCCAACTCCATGAAGAGAAACCCCAACGCCGCCGTCACCAAAAGCGGCTGGCTCTACAAGCAG GCCAGCTCGGGGGTGAAGCAGTGGAACAAGCGCTGGTTTGTGCTGGTGGACCGCTGCCTCTTCTACTACAAAG ATGAGAAGGAGGAGAGCATCCTGGGCAGCATCCCCCTGCTCAGCTTCCGCGTGGCGGCCGTGCAGCCCTCTGACAACATCAGCAGGAAGCACACCTTTAAG GCCGAGCACGCCGGCATCCGGACGTACTTCTTCAGCGCTGAGAACACAGAGGAGCAGGAGTCCTGGATCCAAGCCATGGGCGAAGCTGCCCGGGTGCAGATCCCCCCGACCCAGAG ACACGAGAAGACGGACTCTGAGAACATCCCCCCCAgcaaacaccaccaccaccaccaccgtAACGCCGCACACCGCGAGCACCCCAAAGCCGACCCCGACGCCAAGACCCGGGGCGAAGGCGACGGCCGTGGCTCAGAGAAACTCGAGAGGAAACCAGAGAGGATGGAGAGCAAGAAGGAACCCTTGGCCAAAGCCAACGGCGTCGCCGGGCAGGATGTACCCTCCGAACCCGGCAGCCCTTACCCCGAAGCACCGCGGGTGCCGGCGAGCACAGAGCGGCCGCCCCAACCCAATGGTTGGCCCTACGCGTCCCCCAGCCGCCCCGGCAGCACCGCGTACCCCCCACCCGATGGGGAGAGCGCTGCCCACCGCCGCAGCTTCGCCCCCCGCACCAACCCCGAGAAGATCGCGCAGCGCAAGAGCTCCATGAcgcagctgcagcagtgggtgAACCTGCGCCGGGGCAACGTGCCCCCCGAGGAGCTGCGCAG ccccaccAGGTTTTACCCCGTGTCTCGCCGCGTGCCCGACTACTACCCCCCCTACTCACCCCAGTACCCCGAGGACCACCAGTACTACCCACCCGGCGTGCGCCCCGACAGCATCTGCTCCATGCCCGCCTACGAGCGGGTCAGCCCTCCGTGGGCGCTGGACGACAAGCGGCATTCCTTCCGCAACGGGGGTCCCTACCAGCTCCGGGAATGGAAGGAACACCCCGGATTCGCCCGGCAGGATGTCCCGGTCTGGCTCCCTGGTAGGCAATCGACTTATTTCGACGAGGTGGATGCTGCCTCGGGATCGTTGCGGAGGATGTCGCTGCAGCCCCGCTCCCGCTCCGTGCCCCGCTCGCCCAGCCAAGGATCCTACGGCCACACGCGGGTGTACTCCCCGGTGCGCTCGCCCAGCGCCCGCTTCGAGCGGCTGCCGCCCCGCGGAGAGGAGATTTATGCCGACCCCAGCACCTTCATGATGAGGAGATCCATCAGTTCTCCCAAG TATGACTTCCTGGGCGACAGGAGGCCCATCCCTGCAGGAATGTACCCCTACCACTACCCGGCATCCCCCACGGTCCACGACAAGATG GATGAACTTTTAGACCTTCAGTTGCAAAGAAACCTAGAGTATTTGGACCAGCAG ATGAGCGAGAGCGAAACCCTGATCAGTATGGTGAACAGGATGGTGGAGAGCTCCTCCCCTAGGGCTCAGCTCTACATGCAA GTGACGACGCCCTTCCCAGAAGCCTACAGGGAGACCCTGCACGCCTACAAGATAAGCGAGCAAGACACTGAT AAGCTGCTGGGGAAGCTCTGCGAGCAGAACAAAGTGCTGCGGGAGCAGGAGAGGCTGGTGCAGCAGCTCCGAGCAGAGAAG GAGAGTCTGGAGAGCGCCCTGATGGGGACGCACCAGGAACTGGAGATGTTCGGGAGCCAACCCGCCTACCCCGAGAAGCTGCTGCACAAGAAGGAGTCGCTGCAGAACCAGCTCATCAACATCCGCGTGGAGCTGTCGCAGGCCAGCACG GCCTTGGCCAACAGCACAGCTGAGTACGAGACCCTGGAGAGCGAGGTGTCCGCCCTGCACGACGACCTCTGGGAGCAGCTGAACCTGGACCTCCAG AATGAAATGCTCAACCGGCAGATCCAGAAGGAGATCTGGCGGATCCAGGACGTGATGGAGGGGCTGAGGAAGAACAACCCGTCCCGTGGCACCGACACCGCCAAGCATAGAG tgGCCATCGGCCCCTCGGGCACGTACAGCTCCAACAGCCCCGCCAGCCcgctgagctctgccagcctcACCAGCCCCCTGAGCCCCTTCTCCCTCATCTCTGGCTCCCAGGGCTCACCCACCAAGCCGGGTCCCAGCGAG CCCAAACCAAGCTTGGAGCAAAGCAAGAAGGAGACGCAGCGAGCGGctgccccctgccccactgctgaggggctgcagagccggcaggagcaggaggcagagaagcaaGCTGCCCTCAACAAAG tgGGCATTGTGCCGCCCCGAACCAAGTCCCCAacagaggaggaggtggtgcCCACGACGGGGATGCTGAGGAGGAATGGCAACGGCATGGCCAACGGGCTGGGCTCCCGG GAGAGGCCGAAGAGCGCCGTGTTTGCCAATGACACGAAGGTGAAGATGAGCGTGGAGGAGCAGATTGACCGCATGAAACGCCACCAGAGCGGCTCCATGAAGGAGAAGCGGcgcagcctgcagctgcccgGCAGCCAGCAGCCCGACACCCCCGGCACGAAGGCACCCGCATCCTACAAAGTG GTGCGCCGGCACCGCAGCATCCATGAGGTGGACATCTCCGACCTGGAGGCAGCGCTGCGCTCCGATGACCCCAGCAAGGTGCACGAGACGCCCCGGGAGGAGATCGCCCGGCTGCGCAAAATGGAGCTGGAGCCACAGCACTACGACGTGGACATCAACAAGGAG CTGTCCACGCCGGACAAAGTCCTCATCCCCGAGCGGTACATCGAGCTGGAGCCCGACACGCCACTCAGCCCCGAAGAGATGAAGGAGAAGCAAAAGAAGGTGGAAAGGATAAAGACCCTCATTGCCAAGTCCAG CCTGCAGAACGTCATCCCCCTGGGTGAGGGGGAGGTGGATGCCCCCCAGGACCCTGAAAcgcagctgcaggagcaggagaagaGGATAGAGATCTCATGTGCACTGGCTGCCGAGGCATCCCGCCGGGGCCGCATGCTCTCGG CTCAATGCGCTACCCCAAgccctcccacctccccagcCTCCCCGACTCCACCGACCAACCCCCTCTCGTCTGAACCATCCCGGGTCGCCGACTGCAGCCATTTTATGCGTGTCTGA
- the PLEKHA6 gene encoding pleckstrin homology domain-containing family A member 6 isoform X6, giving the protein MSSKAGSKRLANSSSSSEPSNHTMVTEVASERPGGRASRSSRKGIAFGKRSNSMKRNPNAAVTKSGWLYKQASSGVKQWNKRWFVLVDRCLFYYKDEKEESILGSIPLLSFRVAAVQPSDNISRKHTFKVTVCWVEEVPASNEQSLSPQAEHAGIRTYFFSAENTEEQESWIQAMGEAARVQIPPTQRHEKTDSENIPPSKHHHHHHRNAAHREHPKADPDAKTRGEGDGRGSEKLERKPERMESKKEPLAKANGVAGQDVPSEPGSPYPEAPRVPASTERPPQPNGWPYASPSRPGSTAYPPPDGESAAHRRSFAPRTNPEKIAQRKSSMTQLQQWVNLRRGNVPPEELRSPTRFYPVSRRVPDYYPPYSPQYPEDHQYYPPGVRPDSICSMPAYERVSPPWALDDKRHSFRNGGPYQLREWKEHPGFARQDVPVWLPGRQSTYFDEVDAASGSLRRMSLQPRSRSVPRSPSQGSYGHTRVYSPVRSPSARFERLPPRGEEIYADPSTFMMRRSISSPKYDFLGDRRPIPAGMYPYHYPASPTVHDKMDELLDLQLQRNLEYLDQQMSESETLISMVNRMVESSSPRAQLYMQVTTPFPEAYRETLHAYKISEQDTDKLLGKLCEQNKVLREQERLVQQLRAEKESLESALMGTHQELEMFGSQPAYPEKLLHKKESLQNQLINIRVELSQASTALANSTAEYETLESEVSALHDDLWEQLNLDLQNEMLNRQIQKEIWRIQDVMEGLRKNNPSRGTDTAKHRVAIGPSGTYSSNSPASPLSSASLTSPLSPFSLISGSQGSPTKPGPSEPKPSLEQSKKETQRAAAPCPTAEGLQSRQEQEAEKQAALNKVGIVPPRTKSPTEEEVVPTTGMLRRNGNGMANGLGSRERPKSAVFANDTKVKMSVEEQIDRMKRHQSGSMKEKRRSLQLPGSQQPDTPGTKAPASYKVVRRHRSIHEVDISDLEAALRSDDPSKVHETPREEIARLRKMELEPQHYDVDINKELSTPDKVLIPERYIELEPDTPLSPEEMKEKQKKVERIKTLIAKSSLQNVIPLGEGEVDAPQDPETQLQEQEKRIEISCALAAEASRRGRMLSAQCATPSPPTSPASPTPPTNPLSSEPSRVADCSHFMRV; this is encoded by the exons ATGTCAagcaaagcaggcagcaagcGCCTGGcgaacagcagcagcagcagcgagccCTCCAACCACACCATGGTGACGGAGGTGGCCTCGGAGCGGCCCGGAGGCCGG GCGTCGCGCTCCTCCCGCAAGGGCATCGCCTTCGGGAAGCGCTCCAACTCCATGAAGAGAAACCCCAACGCCGCCGTCACCAAAAGCGGCTGGCTCTACAAGCAG GCCAGCTCGGGGGTGAAGCAGTGGAACAAGCGCTGGTTTGTGCTGGTGGACCGCTGCCTCTTCTACTACAAAG ATGAGAAGGAGGAGAGCATCCTGGGCAGCATCCCCCTGCTCAGCTTCCGCGTGGCGGCCGTGCAGCCCTCTGACAACATCAGCAGGAAGCACACCTTTAAG GTGACGGTGTGCTGGGTGGAGGAGGTGCCGGCGAGTAACGAGCAGTCCCTGTCTCCCCAGGCCGAGCACGCCGGCATCCGGACGTACTTCTTCAGCGCTGAGAACACAGAGGAGCAGGAGTCCTGGATCCAAGCCATGGGCGAAGCTGCCCGGGTGCAGATCCCCCCGACCCAGAG ACACGAGAAGACGGACTCTGAGAACATCCCCCCCAgcaaacaccaccaccaccaccaccgtAACGCCGCACACCGCGAGCACCCCAAAGCCGACCCCGACGCCAAGACCCGGGGCGAAGGCGACGGCCGTGGCTCAGAGAAACTCGAGAGGAAACCAGAGAGGATGGAGAGCAAGAAGGAACCCTTGGCCAAAGCCAACGGCGTCGCCGGGCAGGATGTACCCTCCGAACCCGGCAGCCCTTACCCCGAAGCACCGCGGGTGCCGGCGAGCACAGAGCGGCCGCCCCAACCCAATGGTTGGCCCTACGCGTCCCCCAGCCGCCCCGGCAGCACCGCGTACCCCCCACCCGATGGGGAGAGCGCTGCCCACCGCCGCAGCTTCGCCCCCCGCACCAACCCCGAGAAGATCGCGCAGCGCAAGAGCTCCATGAcgcagctgcagcagtgggtgAACCTGCGCCGGGGCAACGTGCCCCCCGAGGAGCTGCGCAG ccccaccAGGTTTTACCCCGTGTCTCGCCGCGTGCCCGACTACTACCCCCCCTACTCACCCCAGTACCCCGAGGACCACCAGTACTACCCACCCGGCGTGCGCCCCGACAGCATCTGCTCCATGCCCGCCTACGAGCGGGTCAGCCCTCCGTGGGCGCTGGACGACAAGCGGCATTCCTTCCGCAACGGGGGTCCCTACCAGCTCCGGGAATGGAAGGAACACCCCGGATTCGCCCGGCAGGATGTCCCGGTCTGGCTCCCTGGTAGGCAATCGACTTATTTCGACGAGGTGGATGCTGCCTCGGGATCGTTGCGGAGGATGTCGCTGCAGCCCCGCTCCCGCTCCGTGCCCCGCTCGCCCAGCCAAGGATCCTACGGCCACACGCGGGTGTACTCCCCGGTGCGCTCGCCCAGCGCCCGCTTCGAGCGGCTGCCGCCCCGCGGAGAGGAGATTTATGCCGACCCCAGCACCTTCATGATGAGGAGATCCATCAGTTCTCCCAAG TATGACTTCCTGGGCGACAGGAGGCCCATCCCTGCAGGAATGTACCCCTACCACTACCCGGCATCCCCCACGGTCCACGACAAGATG GATGAACTTTTAGACCTTCAGTTGCAAAGAAACCTAGAGTATTTGGACCAGCAG ATGAGCGAGAGCGAAACCCTGATCAGTATGGTGAACAGGATGGTGGAGAGCTCCTCCCCTAGGGCTCAGCTCTACATGCAA GTGACGACGCCCTTCCCAGAAGCCTACAGGGAGACCCTGCACGCCTACAAGATAAGCGAGCAAGACACTGAT AAGCTGCTGGGGAAGCTCTGCGAGCAGAACAAAGTGCTGCGGGAGCAGGAGAGGCTGGTGCAGCAGCTCCGAGCAGAGAAG GAGAGTCTGGAGAGCGCCCTGATGGGGACGCACCAGGAACTGGAGATGTTCGGGAGCCAACCCGCCTACCCCGAGAAGCTGCTGCACAAGAAGGAGTCGCTGCAGAACCAGCTCATCAACATCCGCGTGGAGCTGTCGCAGGCCAGCACG GCCTTGGCCAACAGCACAGCTGAGTACGAGACCCTGGAGAGCGAGGTGTCCGCCCTGCACGACGACCTCTGGGAGCAGCTGAACCTGGACCTCCAG AATGAAATGCTCAACCGGCAGATCCAGAAGGAGATCTGGCGGATCCAGGACGTGATGGAGGGGCTGAGGAAGAACAACCCGTCCCGTGGCACCGACACCGCCAAGCATAGAG tgGCCATCGGCCCCTCGGGCACGTACAGCTCCAACAGCCCCGCCAGCCcgctgagctctgccagcctcACCAGCCCCCTGAGCCCCTTCTCCCTCATCTCTGGCTCCCAGGGCTCACCCACCAAGCCGGGTCCCAGCGAG CCCAAACCAAGCTTGGAGCAAAGCAAGAAGGAGACGCAGCGAGCGGctgccccctgccccactgctgaggggctgcagagccggcaggagcaggaggcagagaagcaaGCTGCCCTCAACAAAG tgGGCATTGTGCCGCCCCGAACCAAGTCCCCAacagaggaggaggtggtgcCCACGACGGGGATGCTGAGGAGGAATGGCAACGGCATGGCCAACGGGCTGGGCTCCCGG GAGAGGCCGAAGAGCGCCGTGTTTGCCAATGACACGAAGGTGAAGATGAGCGTGGAGGAGCAGATTGACCGCATGAAACGCCACCAGAGCGGCTCCATGAAGGAGAAGCGGcgcagcctgcagctgcccgGCAGCCAGCAGCCCGACACCCCCGGCACGAAGGCACCCGCATCCTACAAAGTG GTGCGCCGGCACCGCAGCATCCATGAGGTGGACATCTCCGACCTGGAGGCAGCGCTGCGCTCCGATGACCCCAGCAAGGTGCACGAGACGCCCCGGGAGGAGATCGCCCGGCTGCGCAAAATGGAGCTGGAGCCACAGCACTACGACGTGGACATCAACAAGGAG CTGTCCACGCCGGACAAAGTCCTCATCCCCGAGCGGTACATCGAGCTGGAGCCCGACACGCCACTCAGCCCCGAAGAGATGAAGGAGAAGCAAAAGAAGGTGGAAAGGATAAAGACCCTCATTGCCAAGTCCAG CCTGCAGAACGTCATCCCCCTGGGTGAGGGGGAGGTGGATGCCCCCCAGGACCCTGAAAcgcagctgcaggagcaggagaagaGGATAGAGATCTCATGTGCACTGGCTGCCGAGGCATCCCGCCGGGGCCGCATGCTCTCGG CTCAATGCGCTACCCCAAgccctcccacctccccagcCTCCCCGACTCCACCGACCAACCCCCTCTCGTCTGAACCATCCCGGGTCGCCGACTGCAGCCATTTTATGCGTGTCTGA